The sequence TCTGCGCCACCATGCTTAAACCCATTAAAAAGGGTGAAAACCTTGAGAAAAAAGGTTTCTTTGGCTGGTTTAACCGCAGCTTCCAGCGTGGCGTACAGCGCTATGAGAAAGGCGTTACAGCCATGATTCGCCGCAAGGCCCCCTACTTACTCATGTACTTGGTTATTGTGGCAATTATGGGCTGGATGTTTACTCAAATTCCTACCTCATTCTTGCCCGACGAAGACCAAGGTGTGCTCTATGCCCAGGTGCAAACACCAGCGGGTTCAACCGCAGAGCGTACTTATAATGTGGTCAGTCAGATGCGCGATTACTTACTCGAAGAAGAAAGCGACACTGTGCGTTCTGTATTTGCCATCACCGGCTTTAACTTTGCCGGTCGCGGACAGAACTCAGGCATGGCCTTTATTGGCCTTAAACCTTGGGAAGAGCGCACCCTTGAACATCAAAGCGTGTTTTCCTTAGCGCAACGCGCACAAATGCGCTTCTTCTCGCTCCGCGATGCCATGGTGTTTGCCTTTGCACTACCTGCAGTGATGGAGTTGGGTAACGCCACCGGCTTTAATATGTTCTTACAAGACCGCGCAGGCGTGGGCCACGAAGTTTTAAGCAACGCGCGTGATCAGTTTGTACAGATGGCTAACCAAGACCCGCGCTTAATGCAAGTACGGGCTAACGGTTTACGCGATGAGCCACAGTACAAGCTGATTATTGACGACGAAAAAGCCAGCTCTATGGGCTTATCGCTCGCTGATATCAACCAGACTTTGTCAGCCGCTTGGGGCAGTAGCTACGTCAATGATTTTATTGACCGCGGCCGGGTTAAAAAAGTATTTATGCAAGCTGAAGCACAAGCCCGCATGAACCCAGAAGATTTGGAAAAATGGTATGTGCGCAATAATAAGGGCGAAATGATCCCATTTAGCAGTTTTGCCAGCGGCGAATGGACCTATGGTTCGCCCAAACTGTCTCGCTATAACGGTGTGCCAGCCATGGAAATTCTCGGCAGCCCCACCCCCGGCTATAGCTCGGGTGACGCCATGCGAGCAGTCGAAGAGATCGCCAAGCAACTGCCTTCGGGTATTGGTCTGTCATGGACAGGTTTGTCCTACGAGGAGCGTCTCTCAGGCGACCAAGCGCCCGCTTTGTATGCCCTGTCGTTACTGGTGGTGTTCCTATGCTTGGCCGCTATGTATGAGAGCTGGTCAATTCCCTTCTCGGTGATGCTGGTGGTGCCGCTGGGTGTTCTCGGTGCTTTGCTGGCCACCTATGGCCGCGGCTTATCCAATGACGTGTACTTTCAAATTGGCTTGCTAACCACTATTGGCTTGTCTGCGCGTAACGCCATCTTGATTGTTGAATTTGCCAAATCGCTGCACTCACAAGGCATGAGCTTGGCTGAAGCTGCTATTGAAGCCAGTCGTATTCGTTTGCGTCCAATCATTATGACCTCACTGGCATTTGTCCTTGGGGTGACGCCACTAGCAATCGCCACAGGTGCGGGTGCAGGCAGTAAGCATGCGATTGGTACCGGTGTGATTGGTGGGATGCTCACCGCGATGATCTTGGCTATTTTCTTTGTGCCGCTATTTTATGTTCTAGTCAGCGGTTTATTTAAAACAGCCAACGCTAAAAAACAGGAGGACGCACAATGAAGCGCACCGCCTTAGCCGCCGCTCTATTAACAGTATTGAGCGGTTGCTCATTAATTCCAAACTACCAGCAACCCACCGCACCCGTTGCTGGGCAGTGGGATACTGATGCGGCACAACAAAGTGCAGCAACCCTGCCAAACTGGCGCGAGTTTTTCCAAGATCCAGCACTGCAGGAGCTGATTGCTACTGCGTTAGAAAATAACCGTGACATGCGCATTGCAGCGCTTAACGTCGATGCCTTTCGCGCACAGTATCGCATTCAGCGCAGTGCACGCTTCCCGTCGCTTGATGCCAGCGCTGGTGCTAATCGCCAACGTCTACCGGGCAATATGAGCCCTACCGGCAACTCAACCATTAGCAGCCAGTACTCAGCAAACTTGGGGACAACTGCATGGGAAATTGATTTGTTCGGTCGCTTAAGCAGCTTGCGTGATCAAGCCTTGGCCAGCTATTTTGCCAGCGAACAAGCGCAGCGCAGCACCCAGCTCAGTCTGATTGCCAGCGTGGCAACCGCTTGGCTAGCGCTGCAAGCAGACCAAGAAGCTCTACAGTTAGTGCGTGAAACCTTAATCACCTACGAAGACAGCTTACGTCTTGTTGAAAGCAGCTTCGATGCAGGAGTTGCCTCTTCTTTAGAGCTACAACAAGCGCGTACTGCCGCTAACAGTGCACGGATCAGCCTTGCTCAGTTTGAACGACAAAGTGTGCAAAGTCGCAACGCTCTCAACCTGCTTTTGGGTGGTGACACCGCCACTGATCTGACACAACCTGTCGCCTTAGGTCACTTTAAATTTGCAGAGCTACCGGTTGGTCTGCCAGCTGACTTGCTGCAGCGTCGTCCGGATATTTTGCAAGCAGAGTTCGAGCTGAAAGCGGCCAATGCCAATATTGGTGCTGCGCGAGCCGCATTTTTCCCAAGCGTCAGCTTAACCGCTACAGCAGGCAGTTTAAGCCCTGATCTATCAGGTTTATTCGACAGTGGCAGTGGCTCATGGCTATTTAAACCCAGCATCAACATACCAATTTTTAATGCTGGACGCTTACGCGCCAACTTGGATTACAGCGAGATTCAAAAAGACATCAATATCGCTCGCTATGAAAAAACCATTCAAACAGCGTTCCAAGAAGTGGCAGATGGTCTGATTGAACGCATCACCTATAAACAACAGCTGGCAGCACATGATGAACTGGTAAAATCCAGTGCTGAATATTTAAATCTCGCCGACCGCCGTTACCGTGAAGGCATTGATAATCAGCTGACATTATTAGATGCCCAGCGCTTATTATTTAATGCCCAGCAACAGCGCATCAGCACGCAATTTGCGCAATTAGCCAGCGAGATCAATCTGTATAAAGCCTTAGGCGGCGGTTATACAGAGAAAAACCCACAATAACCGTAGCGCGGGCAACGCGTGCCCGCCCGATTTTGCGTGCGCAGTGGTTGCTGCTATGCATAAATGCTGCAATATATCGCGCCCTGGTAGGGCGGGCACTTGTGCCCGCGCATCACAATCCACAAGGCAACAACTACGCACATCACACACCACACACCACGCACCACGCATTTTAAACGCTGAGCTTCATGCATTCGCAACATCGCGGGCAACGCGTGCTCGCCCGACGATTTTGCGTTCGCAGAACATCGCGTAGTTGATACATCTCGGGTATCACGTATTGGTAACAGTGCAGCGATTCTGCTTTCAGAGAGTCTTGTCCGATGCTATTTCTTGAGCGTTGGATCTAGGTTGACTACAATGGCGCACTTTTTATCGAGCTTAGGTTAAACATGAACGACACAACAACACTGCCCACTTTGCCCGACCGCCTCTCAGGTAATCCACGCAGTCCTCATCACGTGGCAGAAATTTTCGAACATAATATTGGCATTCGAATCAACGGCAAAGAGCGAACTGATGTCGAGGAATATTGCATCAGTGAAGGCTGGATTAAAATTGCTTCACCTAAAGCAAAAGACCGCCGCGGCCAGCCCTTAATGGTCACTTTAAAAGGTACTGTTGAAGCTTTTTATAAATAGCTTTAGAACCGTTGATCGTCATTGTGCTAAAAGGGCCGCATATTTTGCGGCCCTTTTTTGACTGCGCCGGTAATCTGTCGTACTTTGTAAGCACCGTAGAGCTGATCATTATTTGCACACCTTTTACTCACCATGTGAAAAAACTAATTTAAGGAAGCACTCAATAATGTTGGCGAGGCAGTCAGGGCTAGGCGCAACGACCAACCTGAGTAACAGCCAAAGGCTGGCCCGAAGGGCGAGCGCCAGCCAGTCAAATCGGTGAAAAAGCGCAGTTTACATGTAGTAAATGAGCATTTTATTCGCTCCGCTCACCCCTTCGGGGCCGTGCTAATGCACGTTCAATCTAAACAGTGTGAGCCTTTTTTTAACACCGTCCTGACAACGCAGGTAATTATTCAGCACGTCCTTAAGTCGAGCCTCATTGCATAAAAAATTCGAATGGGCACGCTTTGGTCTTAAGCTCGATTAGCTGCTAGGTGCATGCCTTAACAGAGTTGTCTCATAACGGCGCAGCGCTGGCCTGAAAAGGCCAAACCTTGCAAAGGGTATACAGCTTAGCCCGTATGGTTGATGATGACTCAAATTAACGAGAGAAATACTAGATGAAACACTAGCTCGAATGCATGAGGGTATCCAATATGACTGATCAAAATAAGCACCGCATGGCCAACTATATGGCCTTGAAAACTGCTGTCATCAATGGTGAAGAAGCACTGGTAAAAAAGTTATTGGCTGATCGACCGATGCTCGATATTGAAAAAAGCTATCTACTGGAATTGGCTCAACTGGGCAATAATCAGACAATTATTACGCTGCTTGAAGATCTTCCAGTAAAAGAAATAGATAAAGATTTTAGAGCTTAGCGTAGTGTCTTGTTTACAGTGGTTATTTTTGGCTGTTAAGCAAAGGGAGCCATGCATAACATAACGCCCACATGGCTGGGCTTTTATTAATGTCGCTGTAATGGCGCTGAGGAGAGTAATCTGATGAGACTTTTACATACCATGCTACGGGTCGGAGACCTTGAGGCTTCGATTGCTTTTTATACTGAAGTGCTGGGCATGCAATTGTTACGCCGCCGCGATTATCCGGATGGCAAATTTACTTTAGCCTTTGTTGGTTATGGCGATGAAGCCAGTAACAGTGTGATTGAACTGACCCATAACTGGGGTGTGGATAAATACGATCTAGGAGACGGTTACGGCCATATCGCTTTAGAAGTCGAAGACGTGTATAAAGCCTGCGAAGATATTCGTGCGCGCGGCGGTAAGATCACGCGCGAGCCGGGCCCAATGATGCATGGTTCAAGTATTTTAGCTTTTGTTGAAGACCCAGACGGCTACAAGATCGAATTGTTATCACCGAGTCGTGCGGATTAACTGCCGCTGTTAGTTGGTGACCTGCGGACGGCATTCATACCCGCGATTGTCGTCTAGCAAACCGCACGATAATGGCGCGCGGGCACAAGTGCCCGCCCTTGGGTGCGATATATTGCAGCGCTTTTGCACAGCATCAACCGCTGCGCACGCAAAAATCGTAGGGCGGGCACTTGTTGCCCGCGATGTTGCTAAAAAACCACCGCGAGGGGTGGTTTTTTAGTGAATGAAAAGGTAGAAACCCACCTCTTACTTTTACAGCAGCTTGCGGCCTTTAGTGGCAGCAATGCGCAAACGTAGCGCATTGAGCTTAATAAAGCCTGCCGCATCCGCCTGATCGTAGGCGCCAGCATCATCTTCAAAGGTAGCAATTGCTGCATCAAACAGAGAATCATCAGATTTGCGGCCGATAACAATCACGTTGCCTTTGTACAGTTTCAAACGCACCACACCGTTTACATTGGCCTGTGACGCATCAATCATCTGCTGCAACATGGCGCGCTCAGGGCTCCACCAGTAACCGTTATAAATCAACGATGCATAGCGAGGCATTAATTCATCTTTTAAATGTGCCACTTCGCGGTCTAGCGTGATTGACTCCATCGCGCGATGGCCTTTAAGCATGATGGTGCCGCCTGGGGTTTCGTAGCAACCACGGGCTTTCATGCCCACATAGCGATTTTCAACGATATCAACACGGCCAATACCATGCTCACCACCAATGCGATTCAGCTCAGCCAGTACTGTAGCTGGCGACATTTCAACACCATCAATGGCGGTGATGTCACCTTTACGATAGGTCAGCTCGATGTACTGTGGAGTAGCACAAGCGTCTTCAAGCGACTTAGTCCAGCGCCACATCTCTTCTTCGTGCTCGGTCCAGGTGTCTTCCAACACGCCGCCTTCATACGAGATGTGCAGTAAGTTGGCATCCATCGAATAGGGTGACTTTTTGTTACCGTGGCGCTCAATTTCAATACCGTGCTTAGCGGCATAGTCCATCAGCTTTTCACGTGACAACAAATCCCACTCACGCCAAGGGGCAATCACCTGTACGCCCGGCTTCAGCGCATAGGCACCCAACTCAAAACGCACTTGGTCATTACCTTTACCGGTGGCGCCGTGCGAAATTGCATCAGCACCGGTTTCATTGGCAATTTCAATTAAGCGCTTGGCAATCAAAGGGCGCGCAATTGAGGTGCCGAGCAAGTACTCACCTTCATAGATGGTATTGGCACGGAACATCGGGAAGACAAAGTCACGAACAAACTCTTCGCGTAGATCGTCAATGTAGATTTCTTTAACACCGAGGGCTTGTGCTTTAGCACGTGCAGGCTCTACTTCTTCACCTTGACCAAGGTCTGCGGTAAAAGTAACAACTTCACAGTTGTACGTATCTTGCAGCCACTTAAGAATGACCGAAGTGTCCAAGCCACCGGAATAGGCGAGAACCACCTTCTTGACGTCTGACATGCCTTCAACTCCATGAGAATTATGCGATAAAGGCGTTATTCTACTGCTGGCAGCCAATAATTTATAGTACCAACAGCGGCTGCAATAGAATATTCACCATGAAAAGAACGCAGATACACAAAAACTGAAAAACAGGCTAGGTGTTAGATCTGCGTTAGCTGCTCAAGTCAGCGCAATAGCGACTTGATGCGGGTAATTTTAAGCTTTTTTCATAAACTCAGACTTGAGCATGATTTTCTGACCATCGACACGGCAGTCAAGGTCATGATCGCCATCAACGATACGAATATTGGTCACCCGGGTACCCATCTTAATCACCGTTGAGCTGCCTTTGACTTTCAGATCTTTGATTAAGACAACGGTATCACCATCAGCTAAGGGCGTGCCGTGCGCATCACGCACCACTTTTACATCGCTTTCTTCAACCTCTGAAGACCCATCCATAGCCCATTCATGGCCACAGGTTGCACAGACATAATTTTCACGGTCTGGGTAGGTGATTTCTTCTTTACACGCCGGGCAAGGTGGGAACTCTGACATGCAATACTATCCTTCTAAATAATTATAGGTGGGCTAAGAATAGCGAACCCAGTCAATTAAGGCCAATCAGTCAGCCTAGCGCTCGCATAAAGCAGCCAATAGCCTGCTTAAGCGAGCGCAACCCAGTCGAAGCGCCGATTTAATCGTCATCCATTTATGGGTGACATTGGTATTCCAATACTTTGACCTGTGAGTGAATTAGACAGAAACCCAGAGTTGTCGCCCTAAAGTATTGATCTACACCACCCTTGTAGGTCGCTCATTTATGAGCGACAAAGCCAAGCTTACAAGACGCCAAGGTCGGCCCTAAAGTGCTGACCTACAAGGCAGCGTGTCGACCTGCAGGGCATTAGAGATTGCTCCTTCCGGTCGACAGCTCACAGCAGCACCCCCTTTAATGGCGCTGTCGGCGCACTTCAATGATATTTGGCAGCTGCGAGATTCGCCCGAGTAAGCGCCCAAGCTCATCCAAGCCTGGAACCTCTGCGGTCAAATTTATAATAGCGATATTGTCTTCTTTCACCACAGTGGTGTTTAGCGCAATAATATTCATTTTCTCATTGAGCAACACCTGAGAAATATCACTGAGCAGACCTGAGCGATCATAAGCACGCACCAAGACATCAACTGGATAGGTTTTCACCGGTTCAGTACCCCAGCCGACCTGAATCATCCGCTCCGGCTCTCGACCGCTAAGCTGCAGGGCCGTCGCACAATCTTGACGGTGAATCGTCACCCCGCGCCCCATGGTGATGTAGCCAACAATGGGTTCGCCCGGTACCGGCTGACAGCAACCGGCCATTTGCGTGAGTAAATTTCCAACACCATGAATGCGTATTTCATCACGTGCGGGCGTGCTGTAATGCGTCGGTTTACGCGGAATCAGATCCAACTGCTGGACACTACGCTCATGCGGCTCAAGCAGCTGTTGCGCCAGCCCTATGGCATGTGGCAAACGCACATCACCAGCACCTAGAGCAGCAAATAGATCTTCACTGCTTTTTAAATTACAGCGCTCAGCCAGACGCTCATAATTAACCGGGCCAATGGCCAAGCGCGCCATTTCACGCTCCAGCATCTGCTTGCCAGCCGCCACGTTCTGATCACGCGCTTGCAGCTTAAACCAGTGCACCACTTTGGCGCGTGCGCGCGTTGTGTTGATATAGCCTAAGTTGGTATTGAGCCAATCACGGCTTGGCGCACCATTTTTACCGGTAATCACCTCAACCTGCTCACCGGTTTTTAGATTGTAGTTGAGCGGCACAATACGGCCATTGACCTTAGCACCACGGCAATTATGGCCAATTTCGGTATGCACACGGTAAGCAAAATCTAGCGGCGTCGAGCCCTTGGGCAAATCAATAGCATGACCGTCAGGGGTAAACACATACACCCGATCTGGCTCAATATCCACGCGAATCTGATCGGCCAAACCACCAATATCACCCAGCTCCTCATGCCACTCGAGCACTTGTCTGAGCCAAGAAATTTTCTCTTCGTAGTGATCAGAGGGGCCGTCAGAGTCCGTACCTTTATAGCGCCAGTGTGCGCACACGCCTAACTCAGCTTCCTCATGCATAGCATGAGTGCGGATCTGCACTTCCAGCACTTTGCCTTCGGGACCGATCACCGCGGTATGCAGCGAGCGGTAACCATTTTCTTTAGGGTTGGCAATGTAATCATCAAATTCATGGGCGATATGGCGCCAGCGCGTGTGCACAATACCCAGCGCGGTATAACAGTCACGCACCTCGGGCACTAAAATGCGAACGGCACGCACATCGTAAATCTCGCTAAATTGCAGGCCTTTTTTCTGCATTTTGCGCCAGATAGAATAAATATGTTTCACTCGGCCGCTGACATCTGCATCAATGCGTGCTTCTTTGAGTTCATCACGCAATTGCTGAACCACATTGCGAATAAACTGCTCGCGGTCCATGCGCCGCTCATGCAGCAAGCCGGCAATATGCATGTACTGATCCGGCTCAAGGTAGCGGAAGGATAAATCTTCAAGCTCCCACTTAATATGACCAATACCTAAGCGGTGCGCCAGCGGCGCGTAGATATCAAACACCTCGCGGGCCACGCGATAACGCTTGTGCTCTGGCGCGTTTTTCACTGCACGAATAGCGCAGGTACGCTCAGCCAGTTTAATCAGCGCCACGCGTACATCATCAACCATCGCCACCAACATGCGGCGTAGGTTTTCAACTTGTGCTTGCGCGTTAAGCACAACACTTTTACGCGGATTGATGGTGGCACTGATCGCTGCCATGCGCAGCACACCATCAATCAATTTACTGACAACAGGGCCAAACTGGCTTTCTATTTCAGTTAGGGGCGCCTTACCTTCACGTACAGTGCGATACAGGATCGCCGCAACCAAGGTTTCTTGATCCAGCTGTAAATCAACTAGTATTTCGGCAATTTCTAAACCTGTTTGCAGACTAGAGGTGCCTTCAGCCCAGATATTATCTGCTGCCTTAGCTTTGCGCTCAGCCTCGCGGGCAAACATGCAGGCATCCAGCAAGCCCTGTGCTTCCAGCGTTGGTGCAACCTCGATAATTTGCGCAACCCAACGAGGCAAATCAATACTGCCGTCTTGGCTCACCGGCTGTTCTGTTCTGACTTGTACCATTACCAATCCTTCGAGTGTAAAACTCAACTGATGACATTAACGAGCAAAGCAAACTGCTTACTTTTTCACACTTATTTTTTTACAAACAATGCCATAGCTTCGGTGTGGCCCGTTTGTGCAAACATATCCAGTACTCCGGCTTTTTCGAGGCGATAGCCACGTGCAGTCAGCAACGCCGCATCACGCGCCAAGGTAGCAGGATTACAAGAGACATAGACTATACGCGGCACTTTCAGTTTCGCTAAATCTGCAACCACTGCCTGTGCACCCTCGCGCGGCGGGTCTAATAACGCAGCAGAAAAGCCTTGCCGTGCCCAATCATTATGACGCAGCGACTCAGACAAATCACAACGGATAAAATCCACATTATCAAGTTGATGTGCGCTGGCATTTTCTCCGGCACGCAGCAGCATCGCCTCCACACCTTCCACCGCAACCACCTGCTTAACCTGCTGCGCCAGCGGTAACGCAAAGTTGCCGAGCCCGCAAAACAGATCTAAAACACGATCATCTGCTTGCGGCGCCAACCAATCCAGCGCTTGCTTAATCATCGCCTCATTCATTTGCGCATTAACTTGCACAAAGTCACCGGGTTGGTAGGCAATATTTAAGTCATATGCTGGCAGTGGATAATTTAATGTCAGCCCCGCTTGATCCGGTTGCGGTGCGCCTGAGCCCTGCAGCCATAGCTGTGCCTGATGCGCAGCACAATAAGCACGTAGCTGTTGCAGATCAGTTGCATCTAAGCCCTGAGTGTGGCGCAGCAACAGCGCATTACTGCTGCCACTAAACAACTCGACATGGCCCAGCGCTTGCGGCTGCTTAAAGCCATTAAATAAAGCACTTAAACCGCTAAACAACGACTGCAGGCCATCAACCAAAACCACACAGGTCTGCACTTCAACAATGTCATTACTGGCCAAACCACGAAAGCCGACCTGCACGTGTTTTTGCTTGACGTCATAACGCACCGCTACACGGCTGCGACGGCGATAGGCAAATGCGGGACCCACTAGCGGCTCGACCCAGTTGCTCGGCGTCACCCCTTCGCGGCTTAATTGCTCAACAAGATTAGCGTGCTTGAGTTCAATTTGTTGCGCATGACTGAGATGTTGCAAGGTGCAGCCACCACACTGCCCTGCCCACTGGCATTGCGGCGTGATGCGCTCAGCACTGCTGGTTTGCACCGCCACCACCTGTGCTTCAACAACTTTACTGCGGGCGGCAAGCACCTGTGCTTGCACCTGCTCACCGGGCAAGGCGCCACTGACAAACCAAGTGCGCCCCTCAAGAAACGCAATGCCACGGCCATCGTGGGATAAACGCTCAATATTGAGCACTTGCTTTTTACCAACGGGCAGCCCTCTACGCTCACCACCTGCTGGCTGAAAACGTAACGACTTTGGCGCTTTGGGACGACTCATACGGACTCCGGCGCATACACACCACTGGATAGATAACGGTCGCCACGATCACAAACAATCGCGACTAACACAGAGTTTTCAACAGTTTTAGACACTTGCAGCATGGCTGCCACAGCACCACCCGAGGAGACACCACAGAATAGCCCCTCTTCACGGGCCAAGCGGCGCATGCAGTTTTCTGCTTCTTGCTGGCCCATATCAACAATCCGATCAACGCGCCTGCCATCAAAAATACTTGGCAAATACGCCTCGGGCCAGCGCCGGATACCTGGAATAGTCGCGCCCTCTATGGGCTGCAAACCTATAATTTGCACAGCAGGGTTCTGCTCTTTTAAATAGCGCGAGACCCCCATAATGGTGCCAGTGGTGCCCATCGAACTAATAAAGTGAGTCACCTGACCTTGGGTTTGCTGCCAAATCTCAGGGCCGGTGCTGCAATAATGCGCGGTCGGATTGTCTTGATTAGAAAACTGATCCAGCACAATGCCTTTGCCTTGTGCTTGCATCTCTAGGGCAAGGTCACGTGCAGCCTCCATGGATTCCACCAAAATTAACTCAGCACCATAGGCCGTCATCGCTGCTTTGCGCTCAGCGGTAGAGTTATCCGGCATAATCAGCAGCATGCGATAGCCTTTGATTGCAGCAACCATGGCTAAAGCAATTCCGGTATTGCCTGATGTTGCTTCAATTAACGCATCACCCGGTTGAATGCGGCCACTGCGCTCAGCACGCTCAATCATCGCCAGCGCTGGACGGTCTTTGACTGATCCGGCAGGATTGTTACCCTCAAGCTTTACCAGCAAGGTATTCGAAGTTTCACCAGCAAGGCGTTGTAAACGGATTAATGGGGTCTTGCCGATGCAGTCGGCCAAAGTTGGATAGTGAACGATCATAATAAGCAGCAGCATCAAAATTTAAAGAGGCCTATGATAGCGCCAAATGCAAAGAGTCCATAACCCACGAATGCATCAACTTATAACCTAAACGCATAAAACAGGGTAAAATTAAAATTTCTTTGTTTATATTCTGTTGGAGAATCACAGCGTGCTAACCCAGCTTGGAATTAAAGGCCGTGTTCTGCTACTCACCTTGTTGCCCTCAGGCATTTTCGCCTTCGTGCTGGGCAGCTGGTTTAGCTATTCGCAATTCACTGACTCACACCAGCAACTCTTACACCGCGGTGAGCTGATTCTCAATCAACTGGCAATGCTTAGCCACGCGCCAATGCACGCAGGCGATAAACAAGAGCTCTCACGCATAGCTCAGGACGCCATTAACCTCAATGATGTCCGCGCGGTTCGTTTTACCACTGCCAATGGCACTGTTTTGGTGCATACCGGCCCGTCGATGTCAGAACATATTTTAACGCAGCCACAGCAACTGAGTATTCATCACAACACCTCCAGCTCCGAGCTGAGTATCCCCATTTACAAAAGCCCGCACGCACCCGTTGAATCTGCATTGCTCAGTCAGCCTGAGCAGCAAGCCATGGGCTGGGTTAGCATTGAGATGTCACATCACGCTGCTTTACTGCAAGGTTATCGAAGCATTTTTTTTAGCTCTATATTTATCGCCTTAGGCTTACTGATCACTGCCGTATTGGCGCTGCGCCTCAGTCGCACCATCAGCATTCCGCTAGACAACATAAAAAAAGGCGTCGCCAGAATCCGTGAAGGCCATTTAGATACGCGCTTAGAGTCTCCGGGCAGCCAAGAACTGGATGAGTTGGTCAGCAGCATTAACCTGATGGCGCACACTTTGCAGCAGGCGCAAGAAGAAATGCAAAGCAGCATCGAACAAGCCCTTGCTGACGCCAGCCATAATTTAGAAACCATTGAAATTCAAAATATTGAGTTGGATTTGGCACGCAAAGAAGCTATTGAAGCCAGCCGTATCAAATCTGAATTTCTAGCCAATATGAGCCATGAAATCCGCACTCCTCTTAACGGTATTCTTGGCTTTACCCAACTCTTGAAAAAAAGCGATTTAACCATTCGCCAGCAGGACTATCTGAGCACCATCATCGGTTCCTCAGAGAGCTTGCTGAATATCATCAACGAAGTATTGGATTTTTCAAAAATCGAAGCCGGCAAACTTGTGCTTGATCATGCGCCTTTTTATTTACGCGATTTAATTCAAGACACCCTGACATTGCTGGCCCCAGCTGCGCATCAAAAACAGCTGGAACTGATCAGTTTGGTATACCGCGATACCCCACGCACGCTAATCGGTGACGCACAACGCCTCAAGCAAATCCTCACGAATCTGATTGGTAATGCGATTAAATTCACTCGCGAAGGCAGTATTGTGGTGCGCACCATGCTCGATGATGAGTATGAGGAGTTTGCGCAGTTACGTATCAGCGTACAAGATACGGGGATTGGCATGCATAACACTGAGCAAAGCGCTCTATTTAATGCCTTTAACCAAGCTGATCATTCGCTGACACGCCAGTCTGGCGGCACCGGTTTGGGTTTGACAATTTCCAAGCGTTTGGTCGAGCACATGGGCGGTGAGATTGGTGTCAATAGCGCGCCTGGGCAAGGCTCTGAGTTCTGGTTCAGCGTCCGTTTAGAAAAAACCTACAGCAGTGACTTTATGACAGTAGAGCCGAGTGCTTTACCCCATAGAGTCATTGTGCACGAACCTCACCCTCTAGCCCAGCAAGCGATTGCTCATCAACTAGAAGACTGCGGTTTACAGGTTGACGTGCCAAACAGCTTGGATGATTTAATTCAAGACGTGCGGGCAGCGGCAACAACAGCCTCA comes from Pseudomonas sp. C27(2019) and encodes:
- a CDS encoding efflux RND transporter permease subunit, which codes for MSNFFIDRPIFAWVLALVIMLIGGLAILKLPVNQYPSIAPPAVGISVRYPGASAQTVQDTVVQVIEQQMNGIDGLRYISSDSNSDGSMSITITFEQDVDPDIAQVQVQNKLQLATPLLPQEVQQQGIRVTKSARNFLMIVALISEDGSMNRYDIADYTVSNIQDPISRTSGVGDFQIFGAQYAMRIWLDPGKLTNFAMTPLDVSNAIRAQNVQVSAGQLGGLPALDNQQLTATIIGKTRFETPEQFENILLRVNQDGSQVRLKDVARVELGGENYSINAEYNGRPATGMGIKLATGANALDTARAVRATLAELEPFFPPGMKVVYPYDTTPVISASIKGVVITLAEAMVLVFLVMYLFMQNLRATLIPALAVPVVILGTFGVLAVFGYSINTLTMFAMVLSIGLLVDDAIVVVENVERVMAEEGLSPIEATRKSMGQITGALVGIGLVLTAVFIPMAFFEGSTGAIYQQFSVTIISAMVFSVLVALIFTPALCATMLKPIKKGENLEKKGFFGWFNRSFQRGVQRYEKGVTAMIRRKAPYLLMYLVIVAIMGWMFTQIPTSFLPDEDQGVLYAQVQTPAGSTAERTYNVVSQMRDYLLEEESDTVRSVFAITGFNFAGRGQNSGMAFIGLKPWEERTLEHQSVFSLAQRAQMRFFSLRDAMVFAFALPAVMELGNATGFNMFLQDRAGVGHEVLSNARDQFVQMANQDPRLMQVRANGLRDEPQYKLIIDDEKASSMGLSLADINQTLSAAWGSSYVNDFIDRGRVKKVFMQAEAQARMNPEDLEKWYVRNNKGEMIPFSSFASGEWTYGSPKLSRYNGVPAMEILGSPTPGYSSGDAMRAVEEIAKQLPSGIGLSWTGLSYEERLSGDQAPALYALSLLVVFLCLAAMYESWSIPFSVMLVVPLGVLGALLATYGRGLSNDVYFQIGLLTTIGLSARNAILIVEFAKSLHSQGMSLAEAAIEASRIRLRPIIMTSLAFVLGVTPLAIATGAGAGSKHAIGTGVIGGMLTAMILAIFFVPLFYVLVSGLFKTANAKKQEDAQ
- a CDS encoding efflux transporter outer membrane subunit; this encodes MKRTALAAALLTVLSGCSLIPNYQQPTAPVAGQWDTDAAQQSAATLPNWREFFQDPALQELIATALENNRDMRIAALNVDAFRAQYRIQRSARFPSLDASAGANRQRLPGNMSPTGNSTISSQYSANLGTTAWEIDLFGRLSSLRDQALASYFASEQAQRSTQLSLIASVATAWLALQADQEALQLVRETLITYEDSLRLVESSFDAGVASSLELQQARTAANSARISLAQFERQSVQSRNALNLLLGGDTATDLTQPVALGHFKFAELPVGLPADLLQRRPDILQAEFELKAANANIGAARAAFFPSVSLTATAGSLSPDLSGLFDSGSGSWLFKPSINIPIFNAGRLRANLDYSEIQKDINIARYEKTIQTAFQEVADGLIERITYKQQLAAHDELVKSSAEYLNLADRRYREGIDNQLTLLDAQRLLFNAQQQRISTQFAQLASEINLYKALGGGYTEKNPQ
- a CDS encoding DUF3297 family protein codes for the protein MNDTTTLPTLPDRLSGNPRSPHHVAEIFEHNIGIRINGKERTDVEEYCISEGWIKIASPKAKDRRGQPLMVTLKGTVEAFYK
- the gloA gene encoding lactoylglutathione lyase; translated protein: MRLLHTMLRVGDLEASIAFYTEVLGMQLLRRRDYPDGKFTLAFVGYGDEASNSVIELTHNWGVDKYDLGDGYGHIALEVEDVYKACEDIRARGGKITREPGPMMHGSSILAFVEDPDGYKIELLSPSRAD